A region of Enoplosus armatus isolate fEnoArm2 chromosome 14, fEnoArm2.hap1, whole genome shotgun sequence DNA encodes the following proteins:
- the pex5lb gene encoding PEX5-related protein has translation MVLKELPGKKASSEGNPLLTVTTKLVREQQESRPLLSPSIDDFLSESRSDAPSSRPLTSNTAVLSTALDLVDLSEPGESSGGSSGGSSGGSNGGSRGSNSVSGSSSNKDQRRSPLRRKGSSRSPRRRTRPDETELIQVEVEHLPASPRTPERNSLDSVSLSSPLDKWDEVNLDMEDGGRKRYEKRCTSHHSSSELLWSAEFKTDPLTKNSFDVHSFDDLDFISSTQDCGASRQRRRTRSLLARKESLEDEFVRAKAAVESDTEFWDKMQAEWEELARRNWLEESEGQGPIPPTVSPAEKGYYFNTNNPYRDWPSAFAEGQEKAREGDLNAAVLLLEAAILQDPQDSEAWQVLGMTQAENENEQAAIVSLQRCLELRPNNLPALMALAVSFTNSSMQREACDALRRWISHNPRYKHLVLDRRSPLQGSPATPRRGPHTSTPARSEVQDVLLLFQDAALLNLDCVDPDLQTGLGVLFNLSSDFNKAVEAFTAALSVRPQDYLLWNRLGATLANGDRSEEAVEAYTRALELQPGFIRSRYNLGISCINLGAHREAVSNFLTALNQQRRTQRCSHQQMSANIWAALRIAISMMDRPELFQAANVGDLDLLMRAFDVGDI, from the exons ATGGTGCTGAAGGAGCTTCCTGGTAAAAAGGCATCCTCAGAAGGAAACCCCCTCCTCACCGTGACAACCAAG CTGGTCCGGGAGCAGCAGGAGAGTCGACCCCTGCTGAGTCCCTCCATCGATGACTTCCTGTCGGAGAGCCGGAGCGACGCCCCCTCCTCCCGACCCCTCACCTCCAACACAGCAG TTCTGTCCACAGCTCTGGACCTGGTGGACCTCAGTGAGCCGGGGGAGAGCAGTGGGGGCAGCAGCGGGGGCAGCAGCGGGGGCAGTAATGGTGGTAGTCGTGGCAGTAATAGTgtcagtggcagcagcagtaacaaGGACCAGAGGAGGAGCCCTCTGAGGAGGAAGGGCAGCTCGAGGAGCCCTCGACGCCGGACAAGACCTGATGAGACGGAGCTGATCCAGGTGGAGGTGGAACACCTGCCCGCCAGTCCCAGAACACCTGAGAGGAACTCCCTGGACTCAG TCAGTCTGTCGTCTCCTCTGGACAAATGGGACGAGGTGAACCTGGACATGGAGGACGGAGGACGTAAGAGATACGAGAAGAGATGCACCTCCCATCACTCCTCCAGTGAACTGCTGTG GTCTGCAGAGTTTAAAACTGATCCTCTGACAAAGAACTCCTTCGACGTCCACAGCTTCGATGATCTCGACTTCATATCTTCAACACAG gactgTGGGGCGTCCAGACAGCGCAGACGGACTCGTTCCCTGCTGGCCAGAAAAGAGTCTCTGGAGGACGAGTTTGTTAGAGCGAAGGCTGCTGttgag tcGGACACGGAGTTCTGGGACAAGATGCAGGCGGAGTGGGAGGAGCTCGCTCGCAGGAACTGGCTGGAGGAGTCTGAGGGCCAGGGGCCAATCCCACCCACCGTCTCACCTGCGGAGAAG GGTTACTACTTCAACACCAACAACCCGTACAGAGACTGGCCCAGCGCCTTCGCCGAGGGTCAGGAGAAAGCGCGGGAGGGAGACCTGAACGCTgccgtcctgctgctggaggccgCCATCTTACAGGACCCGCAGGACTCTGAG GCGTGGCAGGTTTTAGGAATGACTCAGGCTGAGAACGAGAACGAACAGGCCGCCATCGTGTCACTGCAGAG GTGTCTGGAGCTCCGCCCCAACAACCTACCGGCTCTCATGGCACTCGCCGTCAGCTTCACCAACAGCAGTATGCAGCGGGAGGCCTGCGACGCTCTGCGCCGCTGGATCAGTCACAACCCCCGATACAAACACCTGGTCCTGGACCGCAGGAGCCCGCTACAGGGCTCCCCGGCCACACCTCGCAGGGGCCCCCACACCTCCACACCAGCCAG GTCTGAGGTGCAGGACGTGCTGCTCCTTTTCCAGGATGCGGCTCTGTTGAATCTGGACTGTGTAGATCCAGATCTTCAGACCGGACTGGGAGTCCTCTTCAACCTCAGCTCCGACTTCAACAAGGCTGTGGAAGCTTTTACTGCAGCGCTGTCTGTCAGaccacag GACTACCTGCTGTGGAACCGTCTGGGTGCCACGTTGGCGAACGGCGACCGCAGTGAGGAGGCGGTGGAGGCGTACACCAGAGCTCTGGAGCTGCAGCCCGGATTCATCCGGTCCAGATACAACCTGGGGATTAGCTGCATCAACCTGGGAGCTCACAG GGAGGCGGTCAGTAACTTCCTGACGGCTCTGAACCAGCAGAGGCGGACTCAGCGCTGCAGCCACCAGCAGATGTCGGCTAACATCTGGGCCGCCCTGCGAATCGCCATCTCCATGATGGACCGACCTGAGCTGTTCCAGGCCGCCAACGTCGGGGACCTGGACCTGCTGATGAGGGCCTTCGACGTGGGCGACATCTGA